In the genome of Cryptomeria japonica chromosome 8, Sugi_1.0, whole genome shotgun sequence, one region contains:
- the LOC131061460 gene encoding vacuolar protein sorting-associated protein 2 homolog 1, which yields MSFLFGKKKSPAELLRENKRMLDKSIREIERERQGLQTQEKKLITEIKKTAKQGQMAAVKVMAKDLIRTRHQITKFYALKSQLQGVSLRIQTLKSTHTMGEAMKGVTKAMRQMNRQMNLPALQKIMQEFERQNERMEMTMEVMGDAIDDAMEGDEEEEETEELVNQVLDEIGIDIDSQLVNAPATSVATPAAPTKVAQATAANTEDAGIDDDLQARLDNLRKM from the exons AGCTTCTACGAGAGAACAAGCGTATGTTAGACAAATCTATacgtgaaatagaaagagaaaggcAAGGGTTACAAACACAGGAGAAGAAACTCATCACAGAGATTAAGAAGACAGCAAAGCAAGGGCAAATG gCTGCTGTAAAGGTGATGGCAAAGGATCTCATTCGAACAAGGCATCAAATAACAAAATTCTATGCACTGAAGTCACAGCTTCAAGGTGTTTCTCTCCGCATCCAG ACATTGAAATCAACACATACTATGGGAGAGGCGATGAAAGGTGTTACAAAGGCAATGAGGCAAATGAACAGACAGATGAATTTACCAGCATTACAGAAAATAATGCAAGAGTTTGAAAGACAAAATGAACGGATGGAAATGACAATGGAAGTTATGGGGGATGCTATTGATGATGCCATGGaaggagatgaagaagaggaggaaacCGAAGAACTAGTCAATCAAGTTCTTGATGAGATTGGAATTGATATTGATTCTCAG CTGGTAAACGCTCCAGCAACTTCTGTGGCAACACCGGCAGCACCCACAAAAGTTGCCCAAGCTACCGCAGCTAATACTGAGGATGCAGGGATTGATGATGACCTACAGGCAAGACTTGATAATCTGAGAAAGATGTAG